The Sporosarcina ureae genome includes a region encoding these proteins:
- the ehuB gene encoding ectoine/hydroxyectoine ABC transporter substrate-binding protein EhuB, producing MKKSAIGVLAVMMLIVLAACGNGDADSSSNEGGSKLDNMKEKGVVKVGFANEKPYAYEEDGELQGAAVAIAKAVFENLGVEEVDGQLSDFGQLIPGLGAGKFDVITAGMAITPDRCSSVSFGEPEIKYGEGLIVETGNPMNLKSYKDIAANPDVKVAVMSGATEKDFMLREGIAEDQIMMVPDIPASFSAVESGRAAVTTGTEMTIKMALESANNEKLEFVSDFEQPDIEGVPSFGAAAFLNDDDELREAYNEELQKLKDSGEIAALIEPFGFTEEMNIVEDDITTESVCNGDNY from the coding sequence ATGAAGAAATCGGCGATAGGTGTTTTGGCGGTGATGATGCTTATAGTACTTGCAGCTTGCGGGAATGGGGATGCAGATTCGTCAAGTAATGAAGGCGGAAGCAAATTGGATAACATGAAAGAAAAGGGCGTTGTCAAAGTCGGCTTTGCCAATGAGAAACCGTATGCGTATGAAGAAGATGGGGAATTGCAAGGTGCAGCGGTCGCTATTGCCAAAGCGGTTTTTGAAAACTTGGGAGTGGAAGAAGTAGACGGTCAGCTTTCTGATTTTGGCCAATTGATCCCAGGCTTGGGCGCAGGGAAATTTGATGTCATTACAGCGGGTATGGCCATTACGCCTGACCGTTGTTCAAGTGTTTCATTCGGAGAACCAGAAATTAAGTATGGTGAAGGTTTGATTGTTGAAACGGGTAACCCAATGAATTTAAAAAGCTATAAAGATATCGCTGCGAACCCAGACGTTAAAGTAGCGGTAATGAGCGGTGCAACAGAGAAAGACTTTATGTTGCGCGAAGGGATAGCAGAAGATCAGATTATGATGGTTCCCGATATCCCAGCGTCTTTCTCCGCAGTTGAATCCGGACGTGCAGCAGTTACGACAGGTACAGAAATGACTATCAAAATGGCGCTCGAGTCTGCGAACAATGAAAAGCTAGAGTTCGTGTCAGACTTCGAACAGCCAGATATTGAGGGAGTGCCAAGCTTCGGTGCTGCAGCTTTCTTGAATGACGACGATGAATTACGAGAAGCCTATAACGAAGAATTACAGAAGTTGAAAGATAGTGGTGAAATCGCCGCATTAATCGAACCATTTGGTTTCACTGAAGAAATGAATATAGTAGAAGACGACATTACGACAGAAAGTGTTTGTAACGGCGATAACTACTAA
- the clpP gene encoding ATP-dependent Clp endopeptidase proteolytic subunit ClpP encodes MNLIPTVIEQTNRGERAYDIYSRLLKDRIIMLGSGIDDNVANSIVAQLLFLEAEDPDKDISIYINSPGGSITAGMAIYDTMQYIKPDIRTICVGMAASMGAFLLTAGTEGKRYALPNAEVMIHQPLGGAQGQATEIEIAAKRILHLREKLNQILADRTGQPIDVIAKDTDRDNFMTAERAKEYGLIDHVLERNEIEKK; translated from the coding sequence TTGAATCTAATTCCTACAGTAATTGAACAAACAAACCGTGGTGAGCGAGCGTACGACATTTACTCCCGTCTACTGAAAGACCGAATTATCATGTTGGGTAGCGGAATTGATGACAACGTCGCTAACTCTATCGTTGCGCAACTTCTATTCCTAGAAGCTGAAGATCCAGACAAAGATATCTCCATTTACATCAACAGCCCAGGTGGAAGTATCACAGCTGGTATGGCAATCTACGATACCATGCAATACATCAAACCAGACATCCGCACAATCTGTGTAGGTATGGCAGCATCTATGGGTGCATTCTTGCTAACAGCTGGTACAGAAGGTAAACGTTACGCTTTGCCAAACGCAGAAGTAATGATTCACCAACCACTAGGTGGCGCACAAGGTCAGGCAACTGAAATCGAAATCGCCGCAAAACGCATCTTGCACCTACGTGAAAAACTAAACCAAATCCTAGCTGATCGCACTGGCCAGCCAATCGATGTCATCGCAAAAGACACAGACCGCGATAACTTCATGACTGCCGAGCGCGCTAAAGAATACGGCCTAATCGACCACGTTCTAGAACGCAACGAAATCGAAAAGAAATAA
- a CDS encoding gluconeogenesis factor YvcK family protein: MKRVVVFGGGTGLSNILRGLKRYPIELTAIVTVADDGGSSGRLFDQYNVPPPGDIRQVMAALSDVEPMIEKMFQHRFEGTDGLKGHSLGNLMLTALTTITGDFARAVEQMGVVLNIKGTVLPAANQRITLHAELEDGSIITGESKIPLYGRKIRNVFITPQDVKPLPETADTIKNADLIVFGPGSLYTSTLPTLLVQDIREAVLESTAKKVYVGNLTTQRGETYRYTASEHVQALYDHAGEPFLDAVLVNNAEAFRRTHNLNEKEEPWLVENDLEVLQSLVPEVFVQEIATILDGTIMHKTMEVSDMLMRYIERT, encoded by the coding sequence ATGAAAAGAGTTGTTGTGTTCGGTGGCGGCACAGGTTTATCCAATATCCTACGTGGATTAAAACGGTATCCAATTGAGCTGACCGCGATTGTTACGGTGGCGGATGACGGGGGAAGTTCAGGTCGTTTATTCGACCAATATAACGTACCGCCACCTGGAGATATCAGGCAAGTTATGGCAGCGCTTTCAGATGTTGAGCCCATGATCGAGAAAATGTTTCAGCATCGTTTCGAGGGAACGGATGGTTTGAAGGGACATTCTCTTGGAAATTTAATGCTTACAGCTCTAACAACTATTACTGGCGATTTCGCACGTGCAGTCGAGCAGATGGGTGTGGTGCTGAATATTAAAGGAACGGTGTTACCTGCAGCAAATCAGCGAATTACCTTGCATGCCGAGCTTGAAGATGGTTCAATCATTACAGGTGAATCGAAAATTCCTCTCTATGGGAGGAAAATCCGTAACGTTTTTATCACGCCTCAAGATGTAAAACCTTTGCCGGAAACAGCCGATACGATAAAAAATGCAGATTTAATCGTATTTGGGCCGGGAAGCTTGTATACTAGTACTTTGCCAACACTTTTAGTGCAGGATATCCGTGAAGCGGTTCTCGAAAGTACTGCAAAAAAGGTCTATGTTGGTAATTTAACTACGCAACGTGGCGAAACGTATCGCTATACTGCTTCTGAGCACGTTCAGGCGCTTTACGATCATGCGGGAGAACCGTTTCTTGATGCAGTACTAGTGAATAATGCAGAAGCGTTCAGACGCACGCATAACCTGAATGAAAAAGAAGAACCTTGGCTTGTGGAGAATGACCTAGAGGTACTGCAATCTTTAGTGCCTGAAGTATTCGTGCAGGAGATTGCGACCATCCTAGATGGAACGATCATGCATAAAACGATGGAAGTATCAGATATGTTGATGCGTTATATAGAGAGAACGTAG
- a CDS encoding NUDIX domain-containing protein, which yields MQKIANLLVVKDGQVLLLKKPRRGWYVAPGGKIDEGESVYEAANREFLEETGAQAISPHLKGVYTMMIMDDEEKELLNEWLLFTFVARDYSGNIMKTTVEGELEWHPLESLHTLPMAEGDRKNLLFAVSQEGMQYGTFYYTEQFRFLRESLQQSMEGE from the coding sequence ATGCAAAAAATTGCTAATTTGCTCGTGGTAAAAGACGGTCAAGTTCTTTTACTCAAGAAGCCAAGGCGTGGTTGGTATGTAGCACCGGGAGGGAAAATCGATGAAGGTGAGTCTGTATATGAAGCAGCTAATCGTGAATTTCTCGAAGAAACCGGTGCACAGGCAATCTCGCCACATTTAAAAGGCGTATATACGATGATGATCATGGATGATGAAGAAAAAGAATTATTAAACGAATGGTTACTCTTTACATTTGTCGCACGTGATTATTCCGGAAACATAATGAAAACAACCGTCGAAGGTGAACTGGAATGGCATCCGCTTGAAAGTTTGCATACACTGCCAATGGCGGAAGGTGATCGCAAGAATTTGCTCTTTGCGGTGAGTCAGGAAGGTATGCAGTATGGAACGTTCTATTATACAGAGCAATTCCGCTTCTTGCGGGAATCACTTCAACAATCAATGGAAGGTGAATAA
- a CDS encoding HPr family phosphocarrier protein, translating to MVEKTVKVGIKPGLQARQAALFVQEANKYTADIYLKKDNRQVNAKSIMGIMSLAIAKGTEITLITDGIDEDLALQNLADLVEDEQ from the coding sequence ATGGTAGAAAAAACAGTGAAAGTAGGAATTAAACCTGGTTTGCAAGCAAGGCAGGCGGCGTTATTTGTACAGGAGGCCAATAAGTATACGGCTGATATTTATTTGAAGAAAGATAATCGTCAGGTGAATGCGAAGAGCATTATGGGGATTATGAGTTTGGCGATTGCGAAGGGAACGGAGATCACGTTGATTACGGACGGGATTGATGAGGATTTGGCTCTTCAGAATTTGGCTGATTTAGTGGAAGATGAGCAGTGA
- the rapZ gene encoding RNase adapter RapZ: MDQPQAVNEYEVVIITGMSGAGKTVAMQCFEDMGFYCIDNLPPELFVTFLDLMMKSDNQMRRIAAVMDTRGGSLFDSMVTALEGLFKMEDVKTSLLFLDSNDEALVKRYKETRRSHPLSEGGVLLEGIRKERLLLTEIKGLSRSIIDTSKLKPKQLREKITREFAEAGEPNFTLNFVSFGFKHGMPIDADVVFDVRFLPNPFYLEELRPLTGLNREVSEYVLKWSDTKELIEKLTDLFKFLIPQYKQEGKGQAVIAFGCTGGQHRSVTLAEYFTGVFKGDYPTHVSHRDVEKRKG; the protein is encoded by the coding sequence ATGGATCAACCACAGGCGGTAAATGAATATGAAGTCGTAATTATTACGGGGATGTCAGGTGCAGGTAAGACAGTCGCCATGCAATGCTTTGAAGACATGGGATTCTATTGCATAGACAATTTGCCACCCGAATTATTTGTAACATTCCTAGATTTGATGATGAAGTCGGATAATCAGATGAGGCGCATTGCCGCTGTGATGGATACGCGCGGGGGAAGTTTATTTGACTCTATGGTTACTGCACTCGAAGGATTATTCAAGATGGAAGATGTTAAAACCAGTTTGTTATTCCTCGATTCAAATGATGAAGCACTTGTGAAACGGTATAAAGAAACGCGCAGATCACATCCGTTATCCGAAGGCGGCGTGTTACTCGAAGGGATTCGCAAAGAGCGTCTTTTGTTAACTGAAATAAAAGGACTTTCACGTTCTATTATTGACACATCAAAATTAAAACCTAAGCAATTACGAGAGAAAATCACCCGTGAGTTTGCTGAAGCAGGAGAGCCAAACTTTACATTGAATTTTGTATCATTCGGATTCAAGCATGGGATGCCGATTGATGCGGACGTAGTATTCGACGTACGTTTTTTACCGAACCCGTTTTATTTGGAGGAATTACGTCCGTTGACAGGTTTGAATCGCGAAGTATCGGAGTACGTATTGAAATGGTCAGATACGAAAGAATTAATTGAAAAACTAACCGATTTATTCAAATTCTTGATTCCACAGTATAAACAAGAAGGAAAAGGTCAAGCGGTTATAGCTTTCGGTTGTACAGGTGGTCAACATCGCTCTGTTACACTTGCTGAATATTTTACAGGTGTTTTTAAAGGCGATTACCCGACACATGTATCGCATCGGGACGTTGAAAAAAGAAAGGGTTGA
- the whiA gene encoding DNA-binding protein WhiA: protein MSFASKTKKELTQIEADDCCTKAEIAAFIRMNGVMSFSNKQLSLDVQTENASIARRLYSNVKALYPYKVELLVRKKMRLKKNNIYICRIRDGAKHLLEELSIMTHDFQMIHTIDPQLIEKDCCARAYLRGAFLAGGSVNNPETSSYHLEVFSSYQEHSQSLVELMNHFQLNAKSIERKKGFIAYLKEAEKISDFLGIIGAHVSLMKFEDVRIMRDMRNSVNRLVNCETANLNKTIGAAQRQVENIKLIERTIGLDQLPDRLQEIARLRVTHQDVTLKELGELVTGAPVSKSGVNHRLRKIEEIADRLR from the coding sequence ATGTCTTTTGCATCCAAAACGAAAAAGGAACTGACGCAGATCGAAGCGGATGATTGCTGTACGAAAGCAGAAATTGCGGCTTTCATCCGAATGAATGGTGTCATGTCTTTTTCTAATAAACAACTAAGTCTTGACGTTCAAACAGAAAATGCCTCTATTGCGCGTCGTCTGTATTCGAACGTGAAGGCATTGTATCCATATAAAGTGGAATTGCTAGTACGAAAAAAAATGCGTTTAAAGAAAAATAATATCTATATTTGTCGAATCCGTGATGGAGCGAAACATTTATTGGAAGAGTTATCGATCATGACGCATGACTTCCAAATGATCCATACAATCGATCCACAGCTAATTGAAAAAGACTGCTGTGCACGCGCATACTTACGGGGAGCTTTCCTGGCAGGAGGCTCCGTTAATAATCCAGAGACGTCTTCTTATCACTTGGAAGTCTTCTCAAGCTATCAGGAACACAGTCAATCACTTGTTGAGTTGATGAACCACTTTCAGTTGAATGCGAAATCTATTGAGCGTAAAAAAGGGTTTATTGCGTATCTCAAAGAAGCAGAAAAAATATCCGATTTCCTAGGTATCATCGGTGCGCATGTATCTCTTATGAAGTTTGAAGATGTACGGATTATGCGTGATATGCGCAACAGTGTGAATCGGCTAGTGAATTGTGAAACCGCCAATCTGAATAAGACAATCGGTGCGGCACAAAGGCAAGTAGAAAATATTAAATTGATTGAGCGCACGATTGGTTTAGATCAATTACCAGATCGTCTGCAAGAAATTGCTCGATTACGTGTCACGCATCAAGATGTGACGCTAAAGGAGTTAGGTGAACTGGTAACAGGTGCACCGGTCAGTAAGTCAGGTGTCAATCATCGTTTGCGTAAAATTGAAGAAATCGCAGATCGTTTACGTTAA
- the ehuC gene encoding ectoine/hydroxyectoine ABC transporter permease subunit EhuC, whose protein sequence is MSSLPDIFSTVVQGLGITLQVLVLSIICASIIAFVAGLSRVHTNPLIKGFTGFYVEIFRGTSLIVQLFWFSYALPGLFNIHLGSDVWVAVLAISLNYGAYMSEIVRGSIQAVAAGQTEASIALNLSKFQRMRHIILPQALRMMLPEYGNYLIQILKATSLVSLIGLTDLLYYGNIYRSTHLSESPMVYVLLLVMYFVIALPLIFFTRRMESVSKKGVAS, encoded by the coding sequence GTGAGTTCCTTACCCGATATTTTTTCCACTGTCGTACAAGGGTTAGGCATTACGCTACAGGTGCTAGTATTATCAATTATTTGTGCGAGTATCATCGCATTCGTCGCGGGCTTATCACGCGTCCATACGAATCCGCTTATTAAAGGATTCACTGGTTTTTATGTAGAGATTTTCCGTGGAACATCATTGATTGTACAGCTATTTTGGTTTTCCTATGCGTTACCGGGTTTATTCAATATCCATCTAGGTAGCGATGTATGGGTAGCCGTGCTGGCAATATCCTTGAACTACGGAGCGTACATGTCTGAGATTGTGCGAGGATCGATTCAAGCGGTGGCTGCTGGTCAAACGGAGGCTTCCATTGCATTGAATTTATCCAAGTTTCAACGTATGCGTCATATTATTCTTCCGCAAGCTCTACGCATGATGCTACCTGAATACGGCAATTACTTAATTCAAATTTTAAAAGCAACATCATTGGTTTCATTAATCGGACTGACCGATTTACTGTATTACGGAAATATTTATCGAAGCACGCACTTGTCGGAATCTCCGATGGTATATGTACTTCTACTCGTCATGTACTTTGTTATTGCATTGCCATTGATATTCTTCACAAGAAGAATGGAAAGCGTATCGAAGAAAGGAGTGGCTAGCTAA
- the trxB gene encoding thioredoxin-disulfide reductase, with protein MTMEEKVYDVIIVGAGPAGMTAAVYTSRGNMSTLMLERGLPGGQMANTEEIENYPGFESILGPDISTKMFDHAKRFGAEYAYGDVTKIEDGREFKTVHVGEKSYKARAVILTTGAEYRKIGVPGEEELTGRGVSYCAVCDGAFFRNKDIVVIGGGDSAVEEGSYLTRFANKVTIIHRRDTLRAQKIVQERAFANEKIDFIWNSTVKQVNEKDGKIGSITLVSTEDGSEREMETEGMFVYIGLDPITEPFKDLGILDENGYIETNEIMETKIPGIFAAGDVREKLLRQVVTATGDGSIAAQAAQKYIEELMEEVEAKA; from the coding sequence ATGACAATGGAAGAAAAAGTATATGATGTAATCATCGTCGGAGCAGGACCAGCAGGGATGACAGCAGCTGTCTATACATCACGTGGAAATATGTCCACACTGATGCTGGAAAGAGGCTTGCCAGGCGGTCAAATGGCCAATACAGAAGAAATTGAGAACTATCCTGGATTTGAAAGTATTTTAGGTCCGGATATCTCTACGAAAATGTTCGATCATGCGAAACGTTTCGGAGCTGAATATGCGTATGGAGACGTCACGAAAATCGAAGACGGTCGTGAATTCAAAACGGTTCATGTAGGCGAGAAAAGTTATAAAGCACGCGCAGTAATTTTGACTACGGGTGCAGAATACCGAAAGATCGGTGTACCGGGTGAAGAAGAATTAACAGGCCGCGGCGTAAGTTATTGTGCAGTATGTGACGGGGCGTTCTTCCGTAATAAGGACATCGTCGTAATTGGTGGCGGTGACTCTGCGGTAGAAGAAGGTTCGTACTTGACACGTTTTGCTAACAAGGTCACAATCATTCACCGCCGTGATACATTGCGCGCACAAAAAATCGTACAAGAGCGTGCATTCGCAAATGAGAAGATTGATTTCATTTGGAATTCAACAGTTAAGCAAGTAAATGAAAAAGACGGGAAGATCGGTTCCATCACGTTGGTATCTACTGAAGACGGTTCTGAACGGGAGATGGAAACGGAAGGAATGTTCGTTTATATCGGGTTGGATCCAATAACAGAGCCTTTCAAAGATCTTGGTATTTTGGATGAAAACGGCTATATTGAAACGAATGAAATAATGGAGACGAAAATTCCGGGTATCTTTGCTGCGGGCGATGTGCGTGAGAAATTATTACGCCAAGTCGTGACGGCTACTGGAGACGGAAGTATTGCGGCTCAAGCAGCTCAGAAGTATATCGAAGAGTTGATGGAAGAAGTAGAAGCGAAGGCGTAA